One Panicum virgatum strain AP13 chromosome 9K, P.virgatum_v5, whole genome shotgun sequence genomic region harbors:
- the LOC120650594 gene encoding F-box/LRR-repeat protein At3g48880-like, which produces MGENKWMGKRWEDMDTDVLVKIFKELNLVELSPVSQVCRLWRLACSDPLIWGTLDFGLLKSNFIQTRASPYIWVDDRSDKRLARILRVAMAISCGNVNCMIFHYNLYMKDEHLHFISERSPHLKRLVMPAWNRITRVGICQAIQRWQELESLTMPTIGHPPYIMEEIGRSCKNFTELKVMGSFDHQFAYAILQFLPKLKVLSLRCSKVTMDALQYLLHSMEYLEVLNISHSLLLVIASNGRKQVVHELDGQILERASRLREFHYCQSRTCLACQRMVVDEGIMRWYRYEDWFWRRDEVRSLDLKDYGKLFDAGCERLTSVD; this is translated from the exons ATGGGAGAGAATAAATGGATGGGCAAAAGATGGGAGGACATGGACACTGATGTCCTTGTGAAGATATTCAAGGAATTAAATTTGGTTGAGCTGTCACCAGTATCTCAAGTTTGTCGATTGTGGCGTTTGGCCTGTTCAGATCCACTTATTTGGGGCACTCTTGACTTTGGATTGCTAAAATCTAATTTTATTCAGACAAGAGCGTCACCGTATATCTGGGTTGATGATAGGTCTGACAAGAGACTTGCAAGGATACTACGGGTGGCTATGGCAATTAGCTGTGGGAATGTCAATTGCATGATATTCCATTACAATTTGTACATGAAAGATGAGCACCTTCATTTCATTTCCGAGAG ATCTCCTCACCTAAAACGATTGGTTATGCCAGCATGGAACCGCATAACCAGAGTGGGAATATGCCAAGCTATCCAAAGGTGGCAAGAGCTGGAGTCCTTGACAATGCCTACCATCGGACATCCTCCGTATATTATGGAAGAGATAGGCAGAAGCTGCAAGAATTTCACAGAACTTAAGGTCATGGGCTCATTTGATCACCAATTTGCCTATGCGATTTTGCAGTTCCTTCCAAAGCTGAAAGTATTGAGCCTTCGTTGCTCAAAAGTGACCATGGATGCACTGCAGTATCTACTGCACTCGATGGAATATCTTGAGGTTCTGAATATTTCCCACTCCCTGCTGTTGGTCATCGCGTCAAATGGGCGGAAGCAAGTGGTTCATGAGCTGGATGGCCAAATTCTCGAGAGAGCTTCACGGCTGCGTGAATTCCACTACTGCCAGAGCAGGACGTGCCTTGCATGCCAGCGGATGGTGGTGGATGAAGGCATCATGCGCTGGTACAGGTACGAGGATTGGTTTTGGCGTCGAGATGAGGTCAGGTCCCTTGACCTGAAAGATTATGGGAAGCTATTTGATGCTGGTTGCGAGAGGTTGACGTCTGTAGATTAG